One Vitis vinifera cultivar Pinot Noir 40024 chromosome 8, ASM3070453v1 genomic window carries:
- the LOC100249588 gene encoding F-box/LRR-repeat protein At3g48880: MLSYPYSVLSQQRELILYHLHPLSISQTLSSHYSCGFSVSSASDHLGYDNLADKIQSKHDKCKFSVSLNNLPMPSNYYIGETSSKRSNNGSKSDHSKMEGRKWEELNMDCLVNVFRRVGMESLLLDVPFVCKSWYKASLDPKCWEHLIFPKYIKPDGIWDTSPLGERLMMQYRESFSVTAFIKSVVARSKRHATLLRLPICCTKEALEYAANESPTLKTLDLDAILLLKQSTIIPKLISKWKNLEMLTLGSRRNMVEILSQISLHCNNFIKLFAPGIYVGKDEVTAMITSLPNLKYLDLKGSTIEQKNLVMILQGCKELQLLDVRDCIGFWEGNAEILELASHIPKFMCEGSIYEEYDTYIDGDVDSDYYSG, from the exons atgttgAGCTATCCCTATTCAGTTTTAAGTCAGCAAAGAGAACTGATTCTATATCATCTTCACCCTCTCTCTATTTCTCAAACCCTTTCTTCTCATTACTCTTGCGGCTTCAGTGTCTCATCAGCTTCAG ATCATTTGGGTTACGATAATTTAGCTGATAAAATCCAGTCGAAGCACGACAAGTGTAAATTTTCTGTTAGCTTGAATAACCTTCCAATGCCTTCGAATTACTATATTGGAGAGACTTCATCCAAGCGTTCAAATAATGGTTCTAAAAGTGACCATAGCAAG ATGGAGGGACGAAAGTGGGAGGAGCTAAACATGGACTGTTTGGTGAATGTGTTTCGAAGAGTGGGAATGGAGTCGTTGCTCTTGGATGTTCCCTTTGTATGCAAGTCATGGTACAAAGCAAGCCTTGATCCTAAGTGCTGGGAGCATCTGATTTTTCCAAAATACATCAAACCTGATGGTATATGGGACACCAGCCCCTTGGGAGAAAGGTTGATGATGCAATATCGAGAAAGTTTCTCTGTCACTGCATTCATAAAGTCTGTGGTTGCCCGTAGCAAGAGACACGCTACTCTACTTAGGCTCCCCATCTGCTGCACCAAAGAGGCATTGGAGTACGCTGCTAACGA GTCTCCCACATTGAAGACTTTGGATTTGGATGCTATTCTACTTTTGAAACAATCAACTATTATTCCAAAACTGATAAGCAAGTGGAAAAATCTGGAGATGTTGACATTGGGGAGCAGACGAAACATGGTGGAAATCCTATCCCAAATCAGTCTTCACTGCAACAACTTCATTAAGCTATTTGCTCCAGGAATATATGTTGGGAAAGATGAAGTAACAGCTATGATCACCTCATTGCCAAACCTTAAGTACTTGGATCTAAAGGGATCAACGATTGAGCAGAAAAATCTAGTGATGATATTGCAAGGCTGCAAAGAGCTCCAACTTTTAGACGTCAGGGATTGCATTGGATTTTGGGAGGGTAATGCTGAGATATTAGAGCTCGCTTCCCATATTCCTAAATTCATGTGTGAAGGTTCTATCTATGAGGAATATGACACATATATTGATGGTGATGTCGATTCTGATTACTATTCTGGTTAA
- the LOC132252655 gene encoding F-box/LRR-repeat protein At3g48880-like — protein sequence MPSNYYIGETSSKHSNNDSEIDHSKMEGRKWEELNMDCLVNVFRSVGMESLLLDVPFVCKSWYKASLDPKCWECLIFPKYIKPDRIWDNSPLGERLMMEYQESFCVTAFIKSVVARSQRRATVLTLPICCTEEALEYAANESPSLKDLRLHGDLLFKKSTIIPKLISKWKNLEMMSLGSRHNMEEILVQISLHCNNFIMLFAPHIYVGKDEATAIVTSLPNLKYLVLKGSTIEWENLVMVLQGCKKLLGLDVRKCIGFEEDDAEILALASHIPTFMCEGSIYEEYDTYLDLDGDVDTDYYSG from the exons ATGCCTTCGAATTACTACATTGGAGAGACTTCATCCAAGCATTCAAATAATGATTCTGAAATTGACCATAGCAAG ATGGAGGGACGAAAGTGGGAGGAGCTAAACATGGACTGTTTGGTAAATGTGTTTCGAAGTGTGGGAATGGAGTCATTGCTCTTGGATGTTCCCTTTGTATGCAAGTCATGGTACAAAGCAAGCCTTGATCCTAAGTGCTGGGAGTGTCTCATTTTTCCAAAATACATCAAACCTGATCGTATATGGGACAACAGCCCCTTGGGAGAAAGGTTGATGATGGAATATCAAGAAAGTTTCTGTGTCACTGCATTCATAAAGTCTGTGGTTGCCCGTAGCCAGAGACGCGCTACTGTACTTACGCTCCCCATCTGCTGCACCGAAGAGGCATTGGAGTATGCTGCTAACGA GTCTCCCTCATTGAAGGATTTGCGTTTGCATGGTGATctacttttcaaaaaatcaacTATTATTCCAAAACTGATAAGCAAGTGGAAAAATCTGGAGATGATGTCACTGGGGAGCAGACATAACATGGAGGAAATCCTAGTCCAAATCAGTCTTCACTGCAACAACTTCATTATGCTATTTGCTCCACACATATATGTTGGGAAAGATGAAGCGACAGCTATAGTCACCTCATTGCCAAACCTTAAGTACTTGGTTCTAAAGGGATCAACAATTGAGTGGGAAAATCTAGTGATGGTATTGCAGGGCTGCAAAAAGCTCCTAGGTTTGGACGTCAGGAAATGCATTGGATTTGAGGAGGATGATGCTGAGATATTGGCACTTGCTTCCCATATTCCTACATTCATGTGTGAAGGTTCTATCTATGAGGAATATGACACATATCTTGATCTTGATGGTGATGTCGATACTGATTACTATTCTGGTTAA